Sequence from the Deltaproteobacteria bacterium IMCC39524 genome:
AGTCCGCACTACGGATACCGTAGGAGACGCGGTGATTGGCAAGGACCAGGTGACCGATCGCCTCCGGTGCCGGTAACAGCTCCCGGGTTGAACCGGGGCTGCGATTGGGGCGTCGACTCAGAAGCAGAGAGTCTTCGCCGGCGAGCCCTGCCTGTGCGAGGTGAATGGGAGGAGAGAAGGAAACCGCCTTGACGATCGTCAAGAGATCATCCTGGTCGTCATGGTCTTGTGCGAGAATCGAGAAGGGCAGGGTCTCCAAAGGATCGCCAGCGAGGCTGTCGTGGGTCAGCATCAAGGGAGAGCCATCTGCCAACGTAGGACTCGACCCAAGCAGGAAGGCTGCATCACGGATATCTTTGGCAAGAAAGCGCATCAACCGTTCGGCGCGATCCTGCAGATCATTGCGGCTGACTTCTACCAGAATACGCGACTGATAGCTGATCATCATCTGCAGAACCATCGTACCAACCACAATCGCAATAGCCATGGCAACCATCAATTCAACAAGCGTTACACCGGCACTGGCGGTTTCTTTCATGGTGCCGTCCGCACCGTTTGCAACCGGTAGCGATGGTTCTCTCCGCGCTGTTGCCAGCCTGCCGAAACCGTAATCCTGCTCTGCCCGGGATGTGGCACATCTCGTTCAACCAGTGGTTGAACTTCGAGATCTCCGACCAGCAAGGGCACCTCCGCAGCAAGCGGCAGTCCGGCATAATCGATCACCTGAAACTCGGCCATGACTTCTCCGGCAAGCCTGCGCGCCTGAGCGTTCCGACTGTTGTCGTGGTTCACCTGGATATTGGT
This genomic interval carries:
- a CDS encoding type II secretion system protein is translated as MCQGSGKEGFTLVEVMVSLVIFLIASMGLLPLLLTNIQVNHDNSRNAQARRLAGEVMAEFQVIDYAGLPLAAEVPLLVGDLEVQPLVERDVPHPGQSRITVSAGWQQRGENHRYRLQTVRTAP
- a CDS encoding PilW family protein produces the protein MKETASAGVTLVELMVAMAIAIVVGTMVLQMMISYQSRILVEVSRNDLQDRAERLMRFLAKDIRDAAFLLGSSPTLADGSPLMLTHDSLAGDPLETLPFSILAQDHDDQDDLLTIVKAVSFSPPIHLAQAGLAGEDSLLLSRRPNRSPGSTRELLPAPEAIGHLVLANHRVSYGIRSADLVVELNQALLVDVPIETELLGVRASSFLLDSFADSKRLRRDDFTSRDILDDAVDGLQFEYLLKDGSLVHQPARPQDVRGVRISLLVKDLRADRNYVDEKIYTLGNCQYGPYQDHYRRMPLSRLVEVKNHGL